In Tripterygium wilfordii isolate XIE 37 chromosome 23, ASM1340144v1, whole genome shotgun sequence, one genomic interval encodes:
- the LOC119992703 gene encoding uncharacterized protein LOC119992703, with protein MNSLFKRIQKIYDDSSSNSSSEDEFEDLLFLEYERKRFERGSTSRTGSHRQRSVINRNRLQGHERIFNDYFAKSPVYNDAMFRRRFRMNRALFLRIQSAIEMHEPYFQQRRDAAGRLGLSSLQKITAALRILSSGVAADFMDEYVRISESTAIESVKYFAKADISIFGPEYLRSPNSNDIELLLALNKTRGFPGMLGSIDCMHWKWKNCPTAWKGMYTGHCHEPTIILEVVASYDLWIWHAFFGLPGSHNDINVLERSHVFSELTQGRAPIVNYSINGHNYTMGYYLADGIYPSWATFVKSIPLPQTMKTKHFARCQEGVRKDVERAFGVLQSRFAIVRGPARYFETETLK; from the coding sequence ATGAATTCTCTTTTCAAGCgtatacaaaaaatttatgatgaTTCATCCTCAAACTCGTCCTCTGAGGATGAGTTTGAAGATCTtttatttttggagtatgaaagaAAACGATTCGAGCGAGGATCAACATCACGTACCGGTTCTCATCGACAACGTTCGGTCATTAATCGTAATCGACTGCAAGGTCATGAACGCATTTTTAACGATTATTTTGCAAAATCACCAGTCTATAATGATGCTATGTTTAGAAGGAGATTTCGCATGAATCGAGCTCTATTTCTTCGCATTCAATCCGCAATAGAAATGCATGAACCATATTTTCAACAACGAAGAGATGCAGCCGGTAGACTGGGGTTATCTTCTCTTCAAAAGATAACTGCAGCGTTGAGGATTCTTTCTTCCGGAGTTGCTGCAGATTTCATGGATGAATATGTAAGAATTTCAGAAAGTACTGCTATTGAGAGTGTGAAATATTTTGCAAAAGCAGATATTTCTATCTTTGGTCCTGAGTATTTGAGGTCTCCCAACAGCAATGATATTGAACTACTACTAGCATTAAACAAAACTCGTGGATTTCCTGGGATGCTAGGAAGTATAGATTGTATGCATTGGAAGTGGAAGAATTGTCCGACTGCTTGGAAAGGTATGTACACTGGACATTGTCATGAACCAACAATTATTTTAGAAGTCGTTGCATCATATGATCTATGGATATGGCATGCATTTTTTGGACTACCAGGGTCCCATAACGACATCAATGTGTTAGAACGATCCCATGTTTTTTCTGAACTAACTCAAGGGCGTGCCCCTATAGTTAATTATTCAATCAATGGTCATAACTATACAATGGGATACTACCTAGCTGATGGTATATATCCTTCCTGGGCTACGTTCGTGAAATCGATCCCGCTACCACAAACTATGAAGACCAAACATTTTGCAAGGTGTCAAGAAGGTGTCAGAAAAGATGTGGAACGTGCATTTGGAGTGCTACAATCTCGATTCGCAATTGTACGTGGACCTGCTCGTTACTTTGAGACAGAAACACTTAAATAG
- the LOC119993140 gene encoding heptahelical transmembrane protein 2-like, which yields MKGHRQNCNHNNHHKSEEKEKKTKRRLMKYGDLPEYLKDNEYILDYYRCEWPLKDAFLSIFSWHNETLNVWTHLVGFLIFGALTVMSLTENGDGLIRNFSRKQVSSPLMMMTTTMKNDTNDVSEHHDVFPDSHLRLQQAVLHVHEDGIPRWPWFVFLGGAMGCLICSSLSHLFACHSKRFNLFFWRLDYAGISLMIVSSFFAPIYYAFSCHPNARLFYLTSISVFGVLAIITLLAPALSAPSFRWFRASLFLTMGFSGVIPASHAAVIHWGHPHIFISIGYELAMAIFYAVGAMFYVSRIPERWKPGAFDIAGQSHQIFHVFVVLGALAHSAATLAILDFGQESPACV from the exons ATGAAAGGTCATCGACAGAACTGTAACCATAATAATCATCATAAAtcggaggagaaggagaagaagacgaagaggcGATTGATGAAGTACGGAGACTTGCCGGAGTACTTGAAGGATAACGAATACATATTGGATTATTACAGATGCGAGTGGCCATTGAAGGATGCCTTCCTCAGCATCTTTTCCTGGCATAACGAAACCCTCAATGTCTGGAC GCATTTGGTCGGATTCTTGATATTCGGGGCGTTAACGGTGATGAGCTTGACGGAGAACGGCGACGGATTGATCAGAAATTTCTCCAG AAAGCAGGTTTCATCGCcgctgatgatgatgacgactaCGATGAAGAATGACACGAACGACGTCTCTGAACATCATGATGTGTTTCCG GATTCACATTTGAGATTGCAGCAAGCAGTGTTGCATGTTCATGAAGATGGTATACCAAGATGGCCATGGTTTGTTTTCTTAGGTGGAGCAATGGGGTGTTTGATTTGCAGCTCCCTCTCTCACCTCTTCGCTTGCCATTCTAAGCGTTTCAACCTCTTTTTCTGGCGGCTTGATTATGCAGGAATCTCACTTATGATAGTCTCTTCATTCTTTGCCCCCATTTACTACGCCTTCTCCTGCCACCCCAACGCGCGACTCTTTTACCTCACCTCCATATCTGTGTTCGGAGTGCTTGCCATCATCACCCTCCTTGCGCCAGCTCTGTCTGCTCCTAGTTTCCGGTGGTTCCGGGCCTCCTTGTTCCTCACTATGGGATTCTCAGGGGTTATCCCAGCGTCACATGCTGCTGTAATTCATTGGGGGCACCCGCATATATTTATATCCATTGGATATGAACTCGCAATGGCCATTTTTTACGCCGTGGGAGCCATGTTTTATGTTAGTAGAATACCTGAACGATGGAAGCCTGGTGCATTCGATATTGCTGGACAAAGCCATCAAATTTTCCACGTCTTTGTTGTTCTAGGGGCTCTTGCTCATAGCGCTGCCACTCTTGCTATTCTGGATTTCGGACAGGAATCACCAGCATGTGTATGA